The following nucleotide sequence is from Hydrogenispora ethanolica.
TGGGCGCATTAGCGGCAATAGCTGGCAGTATTTTTGTGAAAGTGCTTCGTGCAAATGAAATTACAATGCCGGTTATTCTTATGTCATTATTGGCAGCCGTTGTTGTTGCAATTCTTTTTGCCTTGTTTACCGGTACATTGGTTAGTAAATTCAATATACAACCGATGATTGCATCATTAATATTGTTTACTGCCGGACGCCCTATAGCATATTGGATAAACGGCGGAGCAACGCCTAATGTCGAAAGTCCGTTATTAAACTATATAGGTAGTTTTATTCCGGGTATCCCAATCCCCACCCCCATTCTTATTATAATAGTATTCGGGATACTGGTCACACTCGCCTTGAGGTTCACCAATCTTGGATTGTACATACAATCGGTTGGTATAAATGAAAGAGCCGCCCGTTTAAACGGGATCAATCCTGTTTTTATGAAACTATTGGTATTCATGATACTTGGTGTTTGTGTTACTATTGCGGGTTCCATCAATGTCTGCAGAATAGGGCTTATTAACCATGAAACCATTCTCCTGGATATTGAAATGGATGCTATTTTGGCAGTTGCCATTGGAGGGAATGCCCTTAGCGGCGGAAAATTCAAATTAGCCGGGTCAGTGATAGGGGCATACATTATTCAGGCGTTGACGATTACGCTTTATGCTATGCAAGTTTCATCAACGGCAGTAAAAGCTTATAAGGCAATAGTTATTATAGCTCTCGTTGTAATTGGTTCGCCGGTTATACAAGAATGGGCACTTAAACTGCGCGACAGGCTCTTCAAAAAACCGAAAAAAAATAACGGAGAAAAATTGATATGGCATTATTAAAAAGAATTAAAGATATATTTACTCTTAAACAGGAAGACAAACCCAGGGAGCCTATTTCAAGCACTGCTTT
It contains:
- a CDS encoding ABC transporter permease, with product MVNSLKKLTQSQLAMPLFALFLVVIFNLFRDVGFFSISVITNNYGNTVLSGNIISILNGASELAILAIAMTLVTSVTKGQDISVGALAAIAGSIFVKVLRANEITMPVILMSLLAAVVVAILFALFTGTLVSKFNIQPMIASLILFTAGRPIAYWINGGATPNVESPLLNYIGSFIPGIPIPTPILIIIVFGILVTLALRFTNLGLYIQSVGINERAARLNGINPVFMKLLVFMILGVCVTIAGSINVCRIGLINHETILLDIEMDAILAVAIGGNALSGGKFKLAGSVIGAYIIQALTITLYAMQVSSTAVKAYKAIVIIALVVIGSPVIQEWALKLRDRLFKKPKKNNGEKLIWHY